The proteins below are encoded in one region of Brassica napus cultivar Da-Ae unplaced genomic scaffold, Da-Ae ScsIHWf_521;HRSCAF=783, whole genome shotgun sequence:
- the LOC106448247 gene encoding uncharacterized protein LOC106448247, which yields MRPLVVPGVTGRGRGTPPRRVKPQKVGQSVLSAGGVMEANAGRLWELVLGVARWIIQLGTVQGRRQGSSGGDTRGCHLCPKLQAEQEKGRGEASKPSQSQGQTSNPRVYELSKDEDETKPFKSITGTLSIGGVETHVLFDTGATHSFVSPGLIGKGLFQIGMRDDPCIVYAAGGQAMHSLGLLRDVPVMIQDRVMHVDLVVVPLKNHEVILGMDWLGKNRATLDCHRGRVQFESGCGPPIRFQGIKPASSCLVVSAVQAERMLEKGCEAYLATITTKEVVGGGDPEGIPLVRTAPLSKSPYRMAPAEMAELKKQLEELLDKGFIRPSISPWGAPVLFVKKKDGSFRLCIDYRGLNRVTVKNKKTAFRTRYGHYEFVVMPFGLTNAPAAFMKMMNGIFRDFLNEFVIIFIDDILVYSRSKEDHERHLRAVLERLREQKLFVKLSKCSFWQKSIGFLGHIVSDQGVSVDPEKI from the exons ATGCGTCCTCTGGTGGTTCCGGGAGTGAccggaagaggaagagggacaccgccgaggagggtaaaacctcaaaaGGTAGGCCAAAGTGTTCTAAGTGCAGGAGGCGTCATGGAGGCGAATGCTGGAAGGCTATGGGAGCTTGTACTCGGTGTGGCAAGATGGATCATTCAGCTCGGGACTGTCCAGGGCCGCAGGCAGGGCTCAAGTGGGGGTGATACCAGGGGATGTCACCTATGTCCAAAGCTCCAAGCGGAACAAGAGAAGGGCCGCGGTGAGGCAAGCAAACCAAGCCAGAGCCAGGGCCAGACCTCTAACCCAAGGGTTTACGAGCTATCCAAGGATGAGGACGAGACTAAACCATTCAAGTCGATCACTG GGAccctaagtattggtggtgtggaaacacacgttcTGTTTGacactggagctacacatagctTTGTGAGTCCAGGGTTGATCGGAAAGGGTTTGTTCCAAATTGGAATGAGGGATGATCCGTGCATAGTATATGCAGCCGGTGGCCAAGCGATGCATTCCTTGGGACTGCTTAGGGACGTCCCAGTGATGATCCAGGACAGGGTAATGCATGTGGATCTGGTGGTAGTCCCCCTTAAAAATCACGAGGTGATATTGggtatggactggcttggaaagaatCGGGCCACCTTGGATTGTCACCGGGGGAGGGTGCAGTTCGAGAGTGGGTGTGGACCcccgatcaggttccaaggtattAAGCCGGCCTCAAGTTGCTTAGTGGTATCAGCAGTCCAAGCAGAACGGATGCTTGAGAAAGGTTGTGAGGCTTATTTGGCCACAATCACCACTAAGGAGGTCGTTGGGGGTGGTGACCCAGAAGGGATACCGCTGGTCA ggacggccccattGTCTAAAAGTCCCTATCGAATGGCTCCTGCCGaaatggccgagctaaagaaacaACTGGAGGAGTTGTTGGACAAAGGGTTCATACGCCCAAGTATCtcgccttggggagcaccagtcctgtttgtgaagaaaaaggatggtagttTCAGGCTGTGCATTGATTACCGAGGGTTGAatagggtgactgtgaagaacaa GAAGACGGCATTCCGGACCCGGTATGGTcactacgagtttgtggttatgccatttggtctaaccAATGCTCCAGCTGcgttcatgaagatgatgaatggtatCTTCCGAGACTTTCTGAATGAATTTGTAATCATTTTCATAGATGACATACTTGTATATTCCAGAAGCAAGGAAGACCATGAGAGGCATCTGAGGGCGGTGTTGGAACGGCTAAGAGAGCAGAAACTCTTTGTTAAGTTAAGCAAGTGCagcttctggcagaagagcattggctTCCTTGGACACATTGTGTCAGATCAAGGAGTGTCTGTGGATCCGGAAAAGATATAG
- the LOC125604318 gene encoding uncharacterized protein LOC125604318, which yields MEARIMGFEQLKMSYETDPDFSELYSNTAKGAMGPFYQQDGFLFKEKCLCIPHGSMRDLLTREAHGGGLMGHFGRDKTLSVLSDHFYWPRMRRYVESLCAKCTVCLKTKSRSHPYGLHMPLAIPIAPWVV from the coding sequence ATGGAGGCTAGGATCATGGGTTTTGAACAACTTAAAATGTCTTATGAAACTGACCCTGATTTTTCTGAGCTTTACAGTAACACGGCTAAGGGAGCCATGGGTCCATTCTATCAGCAGGACGGGTTCCTCTTCAAGGAGAAATGCCTGTGCATTCCTCATGGGTCCATGCGAGACTTACTGACCCGAGAAGCTCATGGGGGCGGGTTGATGGGACATTTCGGTCGAGACAAAACCCTGAGCGTCCTGTCTgaccacttctattggccccGGATGAGGCGTTACGTCGAGAGCCTATGCGCCAAGTGCACTGTCTGCCTTAAAACCAAATCCAGGTCGCATCCTTATGGTTTACACATGCCTTTAGCTATTCCTATTGCACCATGGGTCGTGTAg